From Theileria orientalis strain Shintoku DNA, chromosome 4, complete genome, the proteins below share one genomic window:
- a CDS encoding DEAD-box family helicase, with amino-acid sequence MYRRLASSLHKRINSNNFKCNPYILNKNVNDNNVCDKNAQGGMESQLKSQISLHPSVVLHPAIQYSLISNKILKNLNDIQESSYLSIVSGKDVTIHSPIGTGKTIAYLLPILNNVYHIHDMLERLMVKGDLKLAESEVKLRNMSLGRSSRLGHSVLPTTMSNHVQDMEDLESFGKNMFEMYKSGTTIDKLIDVLYLNEPRSLRSLNMPAIPMKTWKKRSKNSIYRKIMSNPLGSVRCAVILVPNKDLISQVLSYIDKIDVLGRLSIQTLTNVQYDTSTVKVVENEKSNADREAYKNGLKNEEIDNDRLSGCSTETGDKSIFYEDELKMVESVPIKEMGDMEVETVAMNMGNRVNRVKIKCTEGDDYGIDGIVPESVQYKKRPLITSDTIQWGCVDIVVSTVQSFAFEIMSCSARGIYPVCVVFDEVDMLFENNANRSSILEIISRLRPRPPSYNPLVHLRKRTSRPPPPVQIINVGSTINFGGLQTCGSMIHDRFSTSKLVFSEHNHLISPELRFERADSEGKLNTLVKTIVNNPVKKTVVYCNSLSSCKLIYDTLRKHDWPVMSFHSRSALATRLAILKTFQDDEPRILVATDLITRGINLAVDHIINYDFPTSSSVFFHRIKSPSSRVTSIVTDDAELHTQIKHFSSKKKPINQILSRKRSLRKKLDRLKLKGGPRIHVSEPRVENKISDRDFFTSKIQIKNSVDGDVKYARVPLKRRLAPLFNNYS; translated from the exons ATGTATAGAAGGCTTGCATCGTCGTTGCACAAACGAATAAACTCTAATAACTTTAAATGTAACCCGTACATCCTCAATAAAAACGTAAATGACAACAATGTGTGTGATAAAAATGCCCAGGGTGGCATGGAATCCCAGCTTAAATCGCAGATATCGCTACATCCTTCAGTTGTGTTACACCCTGCGATCCAGTACTCACTAATTTCAAATAAGATATTAAAGAATTTGAATGATATTCAGGAATCGTCGTACTTGTCGATAGTAAGCGGGAAGGACGTGACAATCCACTCTCCCATAG GGACGGGGAAGACTATCGCATACCTTTTgccaattttaaataatgtgtacCATATTCACGACATGTTGGAGAGGTTGATGGTAAAAGGTGATCTGAAACTGGCGGAATCAGAGGTTAAATTGAGGAATATGTCGCTGGGTCGGAGCAGTAGGCTAGGTCACTCGGTGCTTCCTACAACAATGAGTAACCACGTCCAAGATATGGAAGATTTGGAATCGTTTGGAAAGAACATGTTCGAAATGTACAAATCGGGGACGACAATTGATAAGCTTATCGACGTTTTATACTTAAATGAGCCGCGAAGTCTGAGGTCACTCAATATGCCAGCTATCCCTATGAAGACGTGGAAAAAGAGGTCTAAAAACTCAATTTACAGAAAAATAATGTCAAATCCACTGGGTTCAGTAAGATGCGCAGTTATTTTGGTCCCAAACAAGGACTTGATCTCACAGGTTTTATCATACATTGACAAGATTGACGTACTTGGAAGACTTTCAATACAAACACTAACGAATGTGCAGTATGACACAAGTACAGTGAAAGTAGTCGAAAATGAAAAGAGTAATGCTGATAGAGAGGCTTACAAAAACGGTTTAAAGAATGAGGAGATAGATAATGATAGATTAAGTGGTTGTTCCACTGAGACTGGCGACAAATCCATATTCTATGAGGATGAGTTGAAAATGGTAGAAAGTGTTCCGATTAAGGAGATGGGTGATATGGAGGTTGAAACCGTGGCTATGAATATGGGaaatagagtaaatagggttaaaattaagtgTACGGAAGGGGACGACTATGGAATTGACGGCATTGTGCCTGAGTCAGTTCAGTACAAAAAGAGACCGTTAATAACATCGGACACCATACA ATGGGGCTGTGTGGACATAGTGGTGAGCACTGTGCAGAGCTTCGCCTTCGAAATCATGAGCTGTAGCGCTCGGGGGATATACCCGGTGTGCGTAGTGTTTGACGAGGTGGACATgctttttgaaaataacGCAAACAGAAGCAGCATACTTGAAATAATATCGAGGCTGCGTCCAAGGCCACCCAGCTATAACCCGCTCGTTCACCTGCGTAAGAGGACTTCAAGGCCGCCGCCTCCGGTACAGATAATAAACGTGGGATCCACGATCAACTTTGGCGGTCTCCAGACCTGCGGGAGCATGATTCACGACAGATTCAGCACCAGTAAGTTGGTGTTTAGCGAACACAACCACCTCATTAGCCCTGAGCTACGTTTCGAAAGGGCGGACTCCGAAGGTAAACTGAACACCCTGGTTAAGACGATTGTGAATAACCCCGTTAAAAAAACGGTTGTTTACTGCAACTCGCTGAGCAGCTGCAAGCTCATCTACGACACCCTCAGGAAGCACGACTGGCCCGTCATGTCGTTTCACAGCAGGTCGGCTCTCGCGACCAGACTCGCCATCTTGAAGACGTTTCAGGACGACGAGCCCAGAATTTTAGTAGCGACGGACCTGATTACCCGGGGGATCAATTTGGCCGTTGACCACATCATAAACTACGACTTCCCTACGTCCTCTTCGGTTTTCTTTCACAGGATTAAGTCGCCGTCGTCAAGGGTGACCAGCATCGTCACCGATGATGCAGAGTTGCATACGCAGATAAAACACTTTTCATCCAAGAAGAAACCCATTAACCAGATTTTATCCCGGAAGCGTTCTCTGAGGAAGAAACTGGACAGGTTGAAGCTGAAAGGTGGGCCTAGGATCCACGTTTCTGAGCCGCGTGTCGAAAATAAGATCAGCGATAGGGATTTTTTCACCTCAAAGAtccaaataaaaaacagcGTGGATGGAGACGTAAAATATGCCAGAGTGCCACTTAAGCGGAGACTTGCGCCgctatttaataattactcataa